One window of the Rhodothermales bacterium genome contains the following:
- a CDS encoding nucleotidyltransferase family protein has product MTHYSRILVPEDMPILDALAVITRESSQAVVVVDQAGRLRGVMTDGDVRRGLLRGSQLHDPVHTVMNGRPRSLSVNARGFAREIMRRAAVQQIPIVDESGRVVDVEFLESPGIDPSHAIVVLMAGGMGTRLRPLTENLPKPMIQVGGRPVIETIVSRLVEQGFTRFVVTLNYMGNVIRDYFGDGHQLGAEISYTVERKRMGTAGALSLLPERPEGSLVVMNSDVLTAVDLRSLLAFHHDNRALGTMCVRDYTLQIPYGVVDADQTSFRGIIEKPSQTFHVNAGIYALEASVLDMIPSDEYFEMTTLFERIRDQGDAAAVFPIHEYWLDIGKHDDLERARTEWPGLERRRAA; this is encoded by the coding sequence ATGACTCATTACTCCCGCATCCTCGTACCCGAGGACATGCCGATCCTGGACGCTCTCGCCGTGATCACGCGCGAGTCGTCCCAGGCCGTGGTCGTCGTCGACCAGGCCGGCCGGTTGCGGGGTGTAATGACCGATGGTGACGTGCGACGCGGCCTTCTGCGCGGGTCGCAGCTCCATGATCCGGTGCACACCGTCATGAACGGCCGTCCGCGCTCGCTTTCCGTGAACGCGCGCGGGTTTGCCCGGGAGATCATGCGCCGCGCCGCTGTGCAACAGATTCCAATCGTGGACGAGAGCGGCCGCGTGGTGGACGTCGAGTTTCTTGAGTCACCCGGGATCGATCCATCGCACGCCATCGTGGTGCTAATGGCCGGCGGAATGGGCACCAGGCTTCGGCCGCTCACGGAAAATCTGCCCAAACCCATGATCCAGGTCGGCGGCCGTCCCGTGATCGAGACCATCGTCTCGCGACTGGTCGAGCAAGGCTTCACGCGATTCGTGGTCACGCTCAACTACATGGGCAACGTCATCCGGGACTACTTCGGCGACGGGCACCAGCTCGGCGCGGAGATTTCCTACACCGTGGAGCGGAAGCGCATGGGCACGGCGGGCGCCTTGTCACTGCTTCCGGAGCGGCCGGAAGGATCGTTGGTCGTGATGAATAGTGACGTGCTCACGGCGGTGGATCTGCGCAGTCTCCTGGCCTTCCACCACGATAATCGTGCGCTCGGCACCATGTGCGTACGCGATTACACCCTGCAGATTCCGTACGGCGTGGTCGATGCGGATCAGACCAGTTTTCGGGGCATCATTGAGAAGCCGAGTCAGACCTTCCATGTCAATGCCGGCATTTATGCGCTGGAAGCGTCGGTGCTCGACATGATTCCGTCGGACGAGTATTTCGAGATGACGACGCTCTTTGAACGCATTCGCGATCAGGGCGATGCGGCCGCGGTTTTTCCGATTCATGAGTACTGGCTGGACATCGGCAAACACGACGATCTCGAGCGCGCCCGCACCGAGTGGCCGGGTCTGGAGCGAAGGCGCGCTGCCTAG